The following are from one region of the Salicibibacter kimchii genome:
- a CDS encoding ABC-2 transporter permease, translated as MTALMKLDLWLLRWAILFIVIIAPIAGAVFYTDYSVTGFVIIFILALTLTQADDKHKTRGFMLSLPLPLKTFFQARALVVMFIGVIWVVLEGFGRMLGFGDAYLPEITIHASTQLATMFILAPSVIAMLTLLKHPVIKWGVTFIFYMMVIMIGTMMGVFVTEIFSYMEALGYVLAGLILVFGILASWLILMISNAIRARVDVV; from the coding sequence ATGACAGCTCTTATGAAATTGGATCTGTGGCTATTGCGCTGGGCCATTCTTTTTATTGTGATCATTGCGCCGATCGCGGGGGCTGTATTCTACACAGACTATTCCGTGACCGGCTTTGTGATTATATTCATATTGGCGCTGACGTTGACGCAAGCGGATGATAAACATAAAACGCGAGGATTCATGCTTTCATTGCCCCTTCCATTAAAAACTTTTTTTCAAGCGCGGGCGCTCGTTGTCATGTTCATCGGTGTGATTTGGGTTGTGCTTGAAGGATTTGGAAGAATGTTAGGTTTCGGAGATGCGTACCTTCCTGAAATCACTATCCATGCAAGCACGCAATTGGCAACGATGTTCATTCTGGCCCCCTCGGTGATTGCCATGCTCACTTTATTAAAACATCCCGTTATTAAGTGGGGCGTAACCTTCATTTTTTATATGATGGTGATCATGATCGGCACGATGATGGGTGTATTTGTCACGGAGATTTTCAGTTACATGGAAGCGTTGGGCTATGTACTCGCGGGGCTTATTCTCGTTTTCGGTATCCTCGCCTCTTGGCTCATTTTGATGATCAGCAATGCCATTCGGGCACGTGTGGATGTGGTGTGA
- a CDS encoding ABC transporter ATP-binding protein, which translates to MPDLGIEQGEILGVIGNNGAGKSTMIQLVLGLIRPTSGNIYRYTDKGAATSMQEWKQTVGFVFDDLSVYDDMHAIKLSSFLGEVYSDWDDTYFFALLDQFDVDKKKKVKTFSRGMRMKTGIAAALAHHPEVLLLDEPTSGLDTKSRKQMITLLNEENKKNGTTIIFSSHILADMEQLATSIWLMDKGEVLAHGSVVKLRANHGVADDGTIHKRKAEEEGLKQATLEDLHDYYLGGDG; encoded by the coding sequence CTGCCCGATCTGGGGATTGAACAGGGAGAAATTCTCGGTGTCATCGGGAACAACGGTGCAGGAAAATCAACGATGATTCAACTCGTGCTCGGATTAATCCGACCGACAAGCGGCAACATTTATCGGTATACCGATAAGGGGGCGGCAACGTCAATGCAAGAATGGAAGCAAACGGTCGGCTTTGTTTTCGATGACTTATCGGTGTACGACGATATGCACGCGATAAAACTGTCCTCATTTTTAGGGGAGGTTTATTCAGACTGGGATGACACCTATTTCTTTGCATTACTGGATCAATTTGACGTTGATAAAAAGAAAAAAGTAAAGACGTTCTCACGCGGCATGCGTATGAAAACCGGCATTGCAGCAGCGCTTGCCCACCATCCGGAAGTGTTGCTGCTCGATGAACCTACCTCTGGTTTGGACACGAAATCGAGAAAACAAATGATCACGCTGTTGAATGAGGAAAATAAAAAGAATGGCACGACGATTATTTTTTCTTCGCATATTTTGGCCGATATGGAGCAGCTTGCTACATCCATCTGGCTGATGGATAAAGGGGAGGTTCTCGCGCACGGGTCTGTTGTGAAGTTGCGGGCGAACCACGGTGTAGCTGATGACGGTACGATACATAAGAGAAAGGCTGAAGAAGAAGGGTTGAAACAAGCCACTTTGGAAGATTTGCATGATTATTATTTGGGCGGTGACGGGTAA
- a CDS encoding methyl-accepting chemotaxis protein, with protein MTDETHLTLHKRNKMLVKLSWALFALGLISNFVSDVPAEAILIYTITGVFLASLNTVLTYMQKIITIIPYIVTVGFAILTIVLCYSSPKLSNYLIVFLSIAIISLYQNYRLIALAGVLNLILTNVFFITLNESMFAGLGTDILISLNLYVILITLVLMGQATIGTKMQRYVENQADKALQGKEQLENLFEKVSHSQATIKQFSNKVNENVASMKEVSNQLRDAFTEVSKGTEHQAASVSEMSDLMQSQDQSVNEVTNHTTNVTTATDDSLKEATSDYERQRQLKIEVSKVQEMVQNTADTMDNLTEKTKNIGSILATVDGLSEQTNLLSLNAAIEAARAGEHGKGFAVVADEVRKLAVDSQRSTKEIATIVEAIQKQTETVAQEVHRSKNAVDDSFEMAKQSEESSEILVKNMEKMKESASSLENLVKKLEDSSETITGEITAIAGVTQNSHGMVEEVFASVEEQNEYMVAISDQFQELEALNEDLSKLVVNTPKEQQDRT; from the coding sequence ATGACCGACGAAACTCATCTGACCCTTCACAAGCGAAACAAAATGTTGGTCAAATTGTCTTGGGCCTTGTTTGCCTTGGGCTTGATCAGTAATTTTGTTAGTGACGTACCGGCCGAAGCGATTTTGATCTATACAATCACAGGTGTTTTTTTAGCAAGCCTTAACACTGTTTTGACTTATATGCAAAAAATCATTACCATCATTCCTTATATCGTCACAGTTGGTTTTGCCATCCTAACGATCGTTTTATGTTACAGCTCACCGAAGCTTTCCAATTACCTGATTGTCTTTTTAAGCATCGCCATCATTTCACTCTATCAAAATTATCGTTTGATCGCATTGGCCGGCGTCCTTAATTTAATTTTAACAAATGTTTTTTTTATTACATTGAATGAATCGATGTTTGCCGGATTAGGGACAGATATCCTCATTTCATTAAATCTGTACGTCATTCTGATCACGTTGGTGTTGATGGGACAGGCTACCATTGGAACAAAAATGCAACGATACGTAGAAAATCAAGCGGACAAAGCCTTACAAGGGAAGGAACAACTGGAAAATCTATTTGAAAAAGTCTCCCATTCGCAAGCAACAATCAAACAATTCAGCAACAAAGTGAATGAAAACGTTGCTTCCATGAAGGAAGTTTCCAATCAATTAAGAGACGCTTTCACCGAGGTTTCAAAAGGAACCGAGCACCAGGCGGCCAGTGTAAGCGAAATGAGCGACCTTATGCAAAGTCAAGATCAATCGGTAAACGAAGTCACAAACCATACAACAAATGTGACCACAGCCACAGACGACAGCCTCAAAGAAGCGACTTCCGATTATGAGCGACAACGGCAGTTAAAAATTGAAGTAAGCAAAGTACAGGAAATGGTTCAGAACACGGCCGACACGATGGATAACCTGACGGAAAAAACGAAAAACATCGGTTCCATTCTCGCCACCGTTGACGGCCTATCCGAACAAACCAATCTTTTATCACTGAATGCGGCCATTGAAGCTGCGCGCGCAGGAGAACATGGCAAAGGATTTGCGGTCGTCGCCGATGAAGTGCGTAAACTCGCGGTAGACTCTCAACGATCCACGAAAGAAATTGCAACGATAGTGGAAGCGATACAAAAACAGACCGAAACCGTAGCCCAAGAAGTACACCGTAGCAAAAACGCCGTCGATGACAGCTTTGAAATGGCCAAACAAAGCGAAGAAAGCTCGGAAATCTTAGTAAAAAACATGGAGAAAATGAAAGAGTCGGCTAGTTCGCTAGAAAACCTTGTTAAAAAACTGGAAGATTCTTCGGAAACGATCACCGGTGAAATTACGGCCATCGCTGGTGTTACCCAAAATTCCCACGGAATGGTGGAGGAAGTATTCGCGAGCGTCGAAGAACAAAACGAATACATGGTAGCGATCAGCGATCAGTTTCAGGAACTGGAAGCATTAAATGAAGATTTATCGAAATTAGTGGTGAATACACCAAAAGAGCAACAAGATCGTACATAA
- a CDS encoding C45 family autoproteolytic acyltransferase/hydolase, with amino-acid sequence MKQFHSDVTQFRGPHYDFGFYQGERLKRSPILPNREKQWGPRKDRHFLINLEEYKAIMATFAPAILDEIRRLADALHMDMEKAFRRFGGYYLEYSRSGCSIFSDASFMVRNYDSHPRGYEGRYMIYEPTDQGYAVIGPSMQMTGRIDGMNEKGLVMGYNFTHSRKSGDGFLCNMIGRLILENCANVDEAISLLKEIPHRHSFSYVLLDPAGESHVVEASPREVAVRRSNVCTNHFHLLNEENRYRLEETRHREKTIRDQQQHTSHPYQAFKVMNNPAHGVFSKKYDAAAGTIHTSVYFPRELKAWFGISPDREPVIFDFNKWLQGDDVIVKKSKANFNIIAHL; translated from the coding sequence ATGAAACAGTTTCACAGTGACGTTACTCAATTTAGGGGCCCTCACTATGATTTCGGTTTTTACCAAGGCGAACGTCTCAAACGTTCGCCTATTTTACCTAACCGTGAAAAACAATGGGGGCCACGGAAAGACCGTCACTTTTTGATCAATCTGGAAGAATATAAAGCCATCATGGCAACATTTGCTCCGGCCATACTTGATGAAATACGCAGACTTGCCGATGCTCTTCACATGGATATGGAAAAAGCATTCCGACGATTTGGCGGTTATTATTTGGAATATAGCCGAAGTGGCTGTTCAATTTTCTCAGACGCTAGCTTCATGGTTCGTAATTATGATAGTCATCCGAGGGGATATGAAGGACGTTACATGATTTATGAACCAACCGACCAAGGATATGCCGTCATCGGGCCGTCCATGCAAATGACCGGACGAATCGATGGCATGAACGAAAAAGGCCTTGTGATGGGCTATAACTTTACCCATAGCAGAAAATCGGGGGATGGGTTTCTGTGCAATATGATCGGCCGCCTTATTTTGGAGAATTGCGCAAACGTAGATGAGGCCATTTCCTTGCTAAAAGAAATTCCTCATAGACATTCATTCAGTTATGTTCTTTTGGACCCGGCCGGAGAATCTCACGTCGTCGAAGCTTCGCCGAGAGAAGTCGCGGTTCGAAGATCTAATGTGTGTACGAACCATTTTCATTTGTTGAATGAGGAAAATCGTTACCGTTTGGAAGAAACACGTCACCGGGAGAAAACGATACGCGATCAACAACAGCATACAAGCCACCCTTACCAAGCTTTTAAAGTGATGAACAACCCTGCCCACGGTGTATTTTCAAAAAAATACGACGCAGCAGCCGGAACTATTCACACCTCCGTGTACTTTCCAAGAGAATTAAAAGCCTGGTTCGGCATCAGCCCTGATCGCGAGCCGGTCATTTTTGACTTTAACAAGTGGCTTCAAGGAGACGATGTGATTGTTAAAAAATCAAAGGCGAACTTCAATATCATCGCCCATTTGTAA
- a CDS encoding alpha/beta fold hydrolase — protein sequence MDIEGTEQHITVESKGESVVFVPGSGTSSPYADWFEIQQVLTDDAKTVVYERPGYGWSEQTDASRAIDRLVSEMDAA from the coding sequence GTGGACATCGAAGGAACGGAACAACATATCACTGTGGAGAGCAAAGGGGAATCGGTCGTTTTTGTGCCGGGAAGCGGTACTTCTTCCCCCTATGCGGATTGGTTCGAGATCCAACAGGTTTTAACCGACGATGCCAAAACGGTGGTTTATGAACGGCCCGGTTATGGCTGGAGCGAACAAACGGATGCCTCACGTGCGATTGACCGGCTTGTCTCCGAGATGGATGCTGCCTGA
- a CDS encoding SDR family NAD(P)-dependent oxidoreductase: MERLSGKVAVITGGSGVIGKVTAERFLKEGAKVVLVDLSEESLHKAKEELDSFGELLTIQADVSKESDVESYVNKVVERFGKIDVFFNNAGIEGEVAPIPEQNMENFDKVMSVNVRGTFLGLKYVLPVMTEQGYGSVINTSSVSGLSASPGVSPYVVSKHAVVGLTKGAAIEVANANVRVNSIHPSPVDSRMMRSLEEGMNTDQEALEQTIPLGRYGDSGDISNLVLFLASDESEFITGVQYRVDGGMGAL, encoded by the coding sequence ATGGAAAGACTCTCAGGAAAAGTTGCAGTCATTACCGGTGGATCAGGAGTCATCGGCAAAGTAACAGCAGAAAGGTTTTTAAAAGAAGGGGCTAAAGTTGTCTTAGTCGATTTATCTGAGGAATCACTTCATAAAGCTAAGGAAGAACTGGACTCATTTGGTGAATTACTGACGATCCAGGCGGACGTTTCAAAAGAATCCGATGTAGAAAGTTACGTTAATAAAGTAGTTGAACGTTTCGGGAAAATTGATGTGTTCTTTAACAATGCAGGGATCGAAGGAGAAGTCGCGCCTATTCCGGAACAAAACATGGAGAACTTCGATAAAGTCATGAGTGTCAATGTACGCGGAACATTTTTAGGGTTGAAATATGTCCTGCCTGTCATGACTGAGCAAGGTTATGGCAGTGTCATCAACACTTCATCTGTATCAGGATTAAGCGCCAGCCCAGGTGTATCCCCTTATGTTGTTTCGAAACATGCAGTGGTCGGTTTGACAAAGGGAGCTGCAATTGAAGTGGCAAATGCTAATGTACGTGTGAATTCAATCCATCCGTCTCCGGTTGATTCCAGAATGATGCGTTCATTGGAAGAAGGAATGAACACAGATCAAGAAGCTTTGGAACAAACGATCCCATTAGGTCGTTATGGTGATTCGGGAGATATCTCCAATTTAGTTTTGTTCCTTGCTTCTGATGAAAGTGAATTTATCACAGGTGTTCAATATCGAGTTGATGGTGGCATGGGCGCGTTATAA
- a CDS encoding MarR family winged helix-turn-helix transcriptional regulator, with protein MIKVNNRLKAFTVLNRATQSIQDALKKDVARYGLNLNEFAVLELLYHKGDQPIQQIGKRILVASSSITYVVDKLEKKGYLYRRACTDDRRVMYAAITESGKEFMNEAFPDHEQKIESIFNEWSDEETEAAIDLLKRVGLHVKKI; from the coding sequence ATGATCAAGGTCAACAATCGTCTTAAAGCATTTACAGTATTAAACCGTGCAACACAGTCTATACAAGATGCACTCAAAAAAGATGTGGCTCGATATGGTTTAAATCTTAATGAGTTTGCTGTTTTGGAATTGCTCTATCATAAAGGGGACCAGCCCATCCAACAAATAGGCAAAAGAATTCTGGTTGCAAGCAGCAGTATCACCTACGTTGTGGATAAGCTTGAAAAAAAAGGATATTTGTACCGAAGAGCATGTACGGACGATCGTCGTGTGATGTATGCAGCAATCACAGAGTCAGGGAAGGAATTTATGAACGAGGCATTCCCGGATCATGAACAAAAAATCGAATCCATTTTTAATGAATGGTCTGATGAAGAAACTGAAGCAGCGATTGATTTACTCAAGAGAGTCGGCCTTCACGTGAAAAAGATATAA
- the spxA gene encoding transcriptional regulator SpxA: MITLYTTPSCTSCRKAKAWFQEQDIPFTERNLFYETLTIDEIKSILRLTEDGTDEIISKRSKEYQNADVNIEQLPISDLFRVIQENPGILKRPIIVDEKRLQVGYNEDEIRMFLPRTVRQYQLEEVLDMVN; encoded by the coding sequence ATGATAACCCTTTATACGACGCCAAGTTGCACGTCCTGCAGAAAGGCAAAAGCTTGGTTCCAAGAGCAAGATATCCCTTTCACAGAACGTAATCTGTTCTATGAGACATTAACCATTGACGAAATTAAGAGCATACTACGCTTAACTGAAGATGGAACGGATGAGATTATTTCGAAACGCTCGAAGGAATATCAAAACGCTGATGTTAATATTGAGCAATTGCCGATAAGTGATCTATTCCGAGTCATTCAAGAAAACCCCGGCATACTAAAAAGGCCCATCATCGTTGATGAAAAGCGTCTGCAAGTTGGCTATAACGAAGATGAAATCCGTATGTTTCTACCAAGGACCGTCCGCCAGTATCAATTAGAGGAAGTTCTGGACATGGTGAATTAA
- a CDS encoding RRXRR domain-containing protein: MNVYFVNQREEPLMPTRPQKARKLLKQEKAKVYKRTPFTIQLQYPTGENKQDISLGVAFFSVELNFIKQPEAFDELL; encoded by the coding sequence TTGAATGTCTACTTCGTTAATCAAAGAGAAGAACCGTTAATGCCGACAAGACCACAGAAGGCACGAAAATTGCTCAAACAAGAGAAGGCAAAAGTGTATAAGCGTACACCTTTTACCATTCAATTGCAATATCCCACAGGTGAGAACAAACAAGATATCTCTCTTGGGGTAGCATTCTTTTCTGTTGAATTGAACTTTATCAAACAGCCGGAAGCCTTTGACGAACTTCTCTGA
- a CDS encoding flavin reductase family protein — protein sequence MRSFDPSNNTERENYKLLTGSIIPRPIAFVTSVAEDGTVNGAPFSYFNVVSSNPPMLSVSTQRKNGVMKDTARNSRDKKAFVVHIVDRQNVDKINITSASLLANVSEIEKADLSLVKSEIISVPGIKEAKVRFECTLEHSLELGENDSIGTDLLIGKIVRFHIDEEIYESGRINQQTLDAVSRLAGSNYAKIGDVFSLERPK from the coding sequence ATGCGCTCCTTTGACCCTTCAAACAATACGGAGCGAGAAAATTATAAATTATTGACCGGAAGCATTATTCCAAGACCGATCGCGTTTGTCACCAGTGTTGCAGAAGATGGAACCGTCAACGGCGCACCATTTAGCTATTTTAATGTTGTTTCGTCCAACCCGCCGATGCTTTCGGTGTCTACGCAACGTAAAAATGGTGTTATGAAAGATACAGCCCGAAATAGCAGAGATAAAAAAGCATTCGTTGTCCACATCGTTGACAGGCAAAATGTCGATAAAATAAACATTACGTCAGCATCCTTACTGGCAAATGTAAGCGAAATTGAAAAAGCGGATTTGTCACTTGTTAAAAGTGAAATAATCTCTGTTCCGGGTATTAAAGAAGCAAAAGTTCGATTTGAATGCACATTGGAGCATTCCCTTGAATTGGGAGAGAACGATTCGATTGGAACTGATCTCCTGATTGGAAAGATTGTTCGCTTCCATATAGACGAGGAAATATATGAAAGCGGACGAATAAACCAGCAAACGCTTGACGCAGTCAGTCGTTTAGCCGGTTCCAATTACGCCAAAATCGGTGACGTATTTTCCCTTGAACGACCAAAATAG
- a CDS encoding ring-cleaving dioxygenase, protein MEQLKGIHHVTAITSSAEKIYEFFTYVLGVRLVKKTVNQDDIQTYHLFFADDEGSPGTDITFFDFPGIPKGVHGTNEIFKTSFRVPSDKALDYWEKRFDRLKVKHKGIKEQFGKKTLSFVDFDDQQYQLISDENNQGVAAGIPWQEGPIPLEYAITGLGPLFVRVDNINYFKEMMEKILLFKEMDKEGSLRLFEVGEGGNGAQVIVEYNTVLSQARQGYGTVHHAAFRVNDRTHLEEWIKQLQTFNLPNSGYVERYYFGSLYSNVAPRILFEFATDGPGFMGDEPYETLGEKLSLPPFFESEREKIANQVRPIDTVRSTKEFEKEYE, encoded by the coding sequence ATGGAACAATTAAAAGGAATACATCACGTTACTGCCATTACAAGCAGTGCTGAGAAGATTTATGAATTTTTCACGTATGTTTTAGGCGTGCGTCTAGTCAAAAAAACGGTGAATCAGGATGACATTCAGACCTATCACCTATTTTTTGCGGATGACGAAGGAAGTCCAGGCACAGACATAACGTTTTTTGATTTCCCGGGCATTCCAAAGGGTGTTCATGGCACAAATGAGATTTTCAAAACGTCGTTTCGGGTGCCGAGTGACAAGGCATTGGACTATTGGGAGAAACGTTTTGACCGTCTGAAAGTCAAACACAAAGGCATCAAAGAGCAATTCGGCAAAAAGACGCTTTCGTTTGTCGACTTTGACGACCAGCAATATCAATTGATTTCTGATGAAAACAATCAAGGGGTTGCTGCCGGCATACCATGGCAAGAGGGACCGATCCCTTTAGAATACGCGATCACAGGATTGGGACCACTCTTTGTACGCGTCGATAACATTAATTATTTTAAAGAAATGATGGAGAAGATCTTATTATTTAAGGAAATGGATAAAGAAGGTTCTTTACGCCTGTTTGAAGTAGGCGAAGGCGGGAATGGCGCCCAAGTTATTGTGGAGTACAATACCGTTCTCTCCCAAGCACGGCAAGGGTACGGAACGGTTCACCATGCCGCCTTCCGCGTCAATGACCGCACGCATTTGGAAGAATGGATAAAACAATTGCAGACATTCAACTTACCGAATTCCGGTTATGTGGAACGCTATTATTTTGGATCATTATATTCGAATGTTGCTCCGCGTATATTGTTTGAATTCGCAACGGATGGTCCCGGGTTCATGGGCGATGAACCGTATGAAACACTTGGAGAAAAGTTATCCTTGCCGCCATTCTTTGAATCCGAACGCGAAAAGATTGCTAATCAAGTTCGTCCAATCGACACAGTGAGAAGTACGAAGGAGTTTGAAAAGGAATACGAATAA
- a CDS encoding methyltransferase family protein, producing the protein MGKKEPSVRSHLTSILLLPFTVTVIIPLLLLIFLKYNVAWGIDLPFSILILLIGLSFLILGLVIVISAIRQFSKRGKGTLAPWNPPQKLVVNGVYRYTRNPMISGVVLILLGEVIILGSLPLLFWFILFSVVNYIYFIIGEEPELEKKFGEDYIEYKNNVPRLLPRKKPWSQKS; encoded by the coding sequence ATGGGGAAGAAAGAGCCTTCTGTACGTTCACATCTGACTTCTATTTTGCTATTGCCTTTTACTGTAACGGTTATAATACCACTACTGTTACTTATCTTCTTAAAATACAATGTTGCATGGGGGATTGATCTGCCGTTCAGTATTTTGATTTTATTAATAGGCTTAAGTTTTCTTATTTTGGGCTTAGTCATTGTTATATCAGCCATACGCCAGTTCTCTAAAAGAGGTAAAGGAACGTTAGCACCATGGAACCCACCGCAAAAGTTGGTAGTAAATGGTGTATATAGGTATACTAGGAATCCTATGATTAGTGGTGTGGTTCTAATTTTACTTGGCGAAGTGATTATTTTAGGCTCATTGCCACTACTGTTTTGGTTTATTCTTTTTTCTGTAGTGAATTATATATATTTTATAATAGGAGAGGAACCTGAACTTGAAAAGAAATTCGGGGAGGATTATATAGAATACAAAAATAACGTGCCCCGTTTATTACCGCGAAAAAAACCATGGTCGCAAAAATCTTGA
- the chrA gene encoding chromate efflux transporter, translating into MPYLKQLLEILVVSTRLGLTSFGGPIAHLGYFHEEYVRRRKWLDDKSYADLVALSQFLPGPASSQVGIGIGVMKGGVLGGFTSFIGFTFPSAIALILFVFVAQEFGVADSGFIQGLKIVAVAVVASAILGMAKHLTPDLTRKTIALFALIATLLIPHFLSQIGVILIAGLLGYFIFRENQSEEKRSMTFPITKRFGTICLTLFFGFLIGLPILSYVSSVTWIGIFDSFYRAGALVFGGGHVVLPLLEREFVPTGLISEESFLAGYGAAQAVPGPLFTFASYIGADISGWTGGLMATVAIFLPAFLLILGTLPFWYSLRQNSQIKGALMGVNAAVVGILISAFYQPIWTSAILSPVDFALAALLFFMLVYWKLPPWVVVLTGAIGGSIIAIL; encoded by the coding sequence ATGCCTTATTTAAAACAACTTTTAGAAATTCTAGTCGTCTCGACAAGGCTTGGGTTGACGTCATTTGGCGGCCCGATTGCCCATCTCGGTTATTTTCATGAAGAATATGTACGAAGAAGAAAATGGCTGGATGACAAAAGCTATGCCGATTTAGTGGCCTTAAGCCAGTTTTTACCCGGGCCTGCCAGCAGCCAGGTAGGAATTGGAATTGGTGTCATGAAGGGCGGTGTTCTCGGTGGTTTTACTTCTTTTATCGGATTTACTTTCCCTTCTGCGATTGCTCTCATCTTATTCGTATTCGTTGCGCAAGAATTTGGGGTTGCAGATTCAGGTTTTATTCAAGGGTTGAAGATTGTAGCTGTTGCCGTCGTTGCCTCTGCAATTCTGGGGATGGCTAAACATTTAACGCCGGACTTAACGAGAAAAACGATTGCGTTATTTGCTTTAATCGCAACATTACTGATTCCTCATTTCCTTTCCCAAATTGGGGTCATTCTGATCGCCGGACTATTAGGGTACTTTATATTTAGGGAAAATCAGAGCGAAGAAAAACGATCCATGACATTTCCGATTACAAAAAGATTCGGGACCATTTGTTTGACTTTATTTTTCGGATTTTTGATTGGGCTTCCGATTTTAAGCTATGTTAGTTCTGTCACTTGGATTGGTATCTTCGATAGCTTTTATCGCGCGGGCGCATTAGTATTTGGGGGCGGCCACGTTGTACTTCCCCTTTTGGAACGGGAATTTGTTCCTACAGGGCTCATTAGTGAAGAGTCGTTTCTTGCCGGTTATGGTGCCGCTCAAGCGGTTCCCGGCCCTCTTTTTACATTCGCGTCCTATATTGGCGCTGACATAAGCGGATGGACAGGCGGTTTAATGGCAACTGTCGCGATCTTCCTGCCGGCATTTCTACTCATATTAGGAACGTTACCGTTTTGGTATTCATTGAGGCAAAACAGTCAAATTAAGGGTGCCTTAATGGGAGTAAATGCAGCTGTTGTGGGGATTCTTATCTCTGCATTCTACCAACCCATATGGACCAGTGCTATTCTTAGTCCCGTTGACTTTGCATTAGCTGCATTATTGTTTTTTATGCTCGTTTATTGGAAGCTCCCCCCGTGGGTGGTCGTTCTTACCGGAGCCATAGGAGGATCCATTATAGCCATCCTTTAA